A single Streptomyces sannanensis DNA region contains:
- the cobG gene encoding precorrin-3B synthase — protein MSVVRDRGDACPGALRLHSADDGALARIRIPAGYLTVSQAEVLADAAESLGDGHLDITSRGNVQLRGLAGGCGRELADVLDGAGLLPSPSHERVRNIVASPLSGLDGNGHADVQPWVRELDRLLCADGNATALSGRFLFGLDDGRGDITTLRADVMLIAEPDGSAVLRVAGDPTALRLRAEDGPRAALVAAGAFLDAARDSGTRAWRVRELPPEHALLARDVAARLAAAGIACVPAEQPLPEGAPPAPGLVEGPGGRSALSVLAPLGRLTAAQWRQLAEGAGELRVTPWRGVVVADPGADAAVGLVTDPASPWVGVGACTGRPGCAKSLSDVRSDAAATVGSGRGGLPVYWSGCERRCGHPHGTWVDVVATGAGYDISVLGEPVRTGVTAAELAGAIAAARATTATR, from the coding sequence ATGTCAGTCGTACGGGACCGTGGTGACGCCTGCCCCGGGGCACTGCGGCTGCACTCCGCAGATGACGGGGCGTTGGCCCGTATCCGCATCCCCGCGGGCTACCTCACCGTGAGCCAGGCCGAAGTCCTCGCCGACGCCGCCGAGTCGCTCGGCGACGGGCATCTGGACATCACCTCGCGCGGCAATGTGCAGCTGCGCGGGCTGGCCGGCGGCTGTGGCCGGGAGCTGGCGGACGTGCTGGACGGAGCGGGGTTGCTTCCCTCGCCCAGTCATGAGCGCGTTCGCAACATCGTGGCCTCGCCGCTGTCCGGTCTGGACGGCAACGGGCATGCCGATGTGCAGCCCTGGGTGCGGGAACTGGACCGGCTGCTGTGCGCGGATGGCAATGCCACCGCGCTGTCCGGCCGCTTTCTCTTCGGACTCGACGACGGGCGGGGAGACATCACCACCCTCCGGGCCGATGTGATGTTGATCGCAGAGCCGGACGGGTCCGCGGTCCTGCGCGTCGCAGGCGACCCCACCGCGCTGCGGCTGCGCGCCGAGGACGGTCCGCGGGCCGCGCTGGTCGCCGCCGGGGCGTTCCTCGACGCGGCCCGGGACAGTGGTACACGGGCCTGGCGGGTACGTGAACTTCCGCCGGAGCACGCCCTGCTCGCAAGGGATGTTGCCGCCCGCCTGGCCGCCGCGGGTATCGCGTGCGTACCCGCCGAGCAGCCTCTGCCCGAGGGCGCCCCGCCCGCGCCCGGACTCGTCGAGGGGCCCGGCGGCCGCAGTGCCCTTTCCGTGCTCGCCCCGCTCGGCAGGCTCACCGCCGCCCAGTGGAGACAACTCGCCGAAGGCGCAGGCGAACTGCGTGTGACACCCTGGCGCGGCGTGGTCGTCGCCGATCCCGGTGCCGACGCGGCTGTCGGCCTGGTCACGGACCCCGCGTCCCCTTGGGTGGGCGTCGGTGCGTGCACGGGCCGCCCCGGTTGTGCCAAGTCCCTTTCCGACGTACGGTCCGACGCCGCGGCCACCGTGGGGTCGGGACGGGGCGGACTGCCCGTGTACTGGTCGGGGTGCGAACGCCGTTGCGGGCACCCGCACGGCACCTGGGTGGACGTGGTGGCGACCGGCGCCGGCTACGACATCTCCGTACTCGGAGAGCCGGTCCGTACCGGCGTGACCGCAGCAGAACTCGCCGGCGCAATCGCGGCGG